In one Oryza glaberrima chromosome 2, OglaRS2, whole genome shotgun sequence genomic region, the following are encoded:
- the LOC127763546 gene encoding 18.6 kDa class III heat shock protein, with protein sequence MYKWVRGSSKCLLIFLDARQRSELRAISNLRFRSLYTHSSPPPPSRHCCSSKKESERAKPKLVAMTELFDTAVTSLLHLPEVLDRLGAAAGDRRSAGDHEHHAAHGHGQHGISGIGGGAPVDIMETPGEYAFVLDVPGLSKSDIQVTLEEDRVLVMKSSNGAGNGKRKREEEEGECKYIRLERRASPRAFARKFRLPEDADTGGISARCENGVLTVTVKKRPPPEKKTKSVQVTIA encoded by the exons ATGTACAAGTGGGTACGAGGTTCTTCCAAGTGTCTCCTGATCTTTCTCGACGCGCGACAGCGCAGCGAACTCCGCGCCATCTCGAACCTTCGCTTCCGCTCGCTTTATACCCAttcctctcctccaccgccgtctCGCCATTGCTGCAGTAGCAAGAAGGAGAGCGAGAGAGCAAAGCCCAAGTTGGTAGCCATGACGGAGCTGTTCGACACCGCCGTGACCAGCCTCCTCCACCTGCCGGAGGTGCTCgaccgcctcggcgccgccgcgggggacCGCCGCTCGGCGGGCGACCACGAGCACCACGCCGCGCATGGACACGGCCAGCACGGCATCAGTGGAATCGGTGGTGGCGCGCCAGTGGACATCATGGAGACCCCTGGCGAGTACGCGTTCGTGCTCGACGTCCCTGGCCTCTCCAAGTCCGACATCCAG GTGACGCTGGAGGAGGACAGGGTGCTGGTGATGAAGAGCAGCAATGGCGCCGGGAACGGGAAGCggaagcgggaggaggaggaaggggagtgCAAGTACATCCGCCTCGAGCGCCGCGCGTCGCCGAGGGCGTTCGCGCGCAAGTTCCGCCTCCCGGAGGACGCGGACACCGGCGGCATCTCGGCGCGATGCGAGAACGGGGTGCTTACGGTCACCGTCAagaagcggccgccgccggagaagaagaccAAGTCCGTCCAGGTCACCATCGCCTGA